The genomic DNA CATCAAGGGAAAGTGCAGCAGAGGCATCCTGTGGCGTAAGAAACTCCACTAGCGCCTGACTTTTTTCCTTGTTTATCTGCATTTAAAGGACATAAACACTTTCAGGAGTTATAATCCACAAACATAACAAAGGTGATAAGAAGGTCATAAGACATAAACTTACAATACAGCTAATACATGGTTCACTTCCTTTTATGTGATTGGACCCTGAAGATAGCATATAGCTATTGAAGTATTCAATCAGAGACTTCTCAGAGGCCGAATCCGGCACATTTTCTGAGTAAAGTCTCCTCATACGTCGGGTGGATTCGGTCAGCTGAACAGAATCAAAAGAAGTGGTCTGCCTTGGCGGTGGCATCCTAAAAGGCGCCTCCATAAGTGGCTTCAAAAGCGCCAAGGAAGCCTCACTGATGACAGGATATCCTGTCTGAGTTGCTGCTTGGAGACCAGTAAAAACTGAGCCCGAGTATGTGCCAGCAGTTACAGTAGGTGTAAGATCCCATTTAGCACTTTTATTCTCAGAAGAAAGATTAGGTGGAGAATCAGCCTTGGTAGATGCTTCCTCCCTTCTTTTCCGTGGTGAATATCCACCAATTTCACTTTTGGAAGCACTATACCTTCTAGACTTGTTATTTACAGTGCTTGCCACtttattttcattatcattACAATGATGTTTTCCCGATCTATCTTTAACAGCATTTTCTGATCGCCCCTCATGGTTTCTCTTATGACGCGATGTAGCCTTTTCAGCCCTTGGTAAAGGGGATGACCTTTTCTGTTTGTCCTGCCCATGATCTCGACTTCTTGATCTTCTCCGTTTCTCTCTCATGTCGTGTTGATGCGATTTGGGTTGTTCCCTTCTCTCCCATCGCTCTGAAACTTCAACGCCGTGCACTTTTGCTGGATCATGCCTCTTTGACATATCCATCTCCCTATTCTTCTTATGATCTCCATTTTGATTCTTTCTATTGTCTCCATTGTCAGGTTTTATACTAATTTCATCTCGAGAAAGGTCTGCCACCACTAGACTTCGAAGACGCTTCTTACTACCAAGCTCTTCTGTATCTGTCATTGTTTTAATTTCAGTTGCAGGGATTTCTCCTTCACGTTTTCTGTTTGCAGCTAGGTCTtcctttttcatctttttatctCGTCTCTCCTCCCTACAACTAGAattagtttcttctttctttcctcgTCTATCCTTAGTATCTTCTtctattaattttgtttcaggTCTAGACCTCTCTCCTTCTGCCTTCCTTTTTCTATTTGAAGCAGGCTCgtccttttttggtttttctggtTTTTCTTCTCTAGAACTAGAAACAgcctcttccttctttcttgaACTTTCCTTAACACGCTCTTCATGCCTCAATTTCTCGGATCTATCATACCCTCTTTCAGAGACATGATCCTCTTTCATTGAGTTTTCTCTCCTCGAACTAGAGGTGGCGTCTTCTTTATTTCTTGAACTGTCCTTAACACGTTCGTCACGCCTTCCTTTTTTCGATCTATCATACCCTCTTTCAGAGACATGATCCTCTTTCATTGAGTTTTCTCTCCTCGAACTAGAGGTGGCGTCTTCTTTATTTCTTGAACTGTCCTTAACACGTTCTTCACGCCTCACTTTCTTGGATATATCATGCCCTCTTTCAGACGCATGGTAGTCAGAAACCTTCTCAACAATATCATTACCCAGTAACTGAGCTGCTCCCACATGATCCTCTTCAATTGGTTTTTCTTCCCTAGAACTAGTACTCGTGTCCTGTTTCTTTCTTGAGCTGTCCTTAACATGTTCTTCAAGCCTCACTTTCGTGGATCTATCATGCCCTTTTTCAGACGAATGATAGTCAGAAACCTTCTCAACAAGATAGTTATGCAGTAACTGAGCTTCTTCAATAGGATTATCTTTCATTGGTATATCTAGGCTTTCTTCTTTAGGACTAGAACTagcctcttctctctttcttaagCTGTCCATAACAAGCTCTTCATGCCTCAGTTTCTCGGAGCTATCATACCCTTTTTTAGACTCATGACGGTCAGGAACCTTCTCAACAAGATCTTTACTGGGTAACTGAGCTGCTCCCACAGGGTCCTCTATCATCgttttttctagtttttcttCTCTAGTACTAGAAATGGCGTCTTCGTTCTTTCTTGAACTATCCTTAACACGCTCTTCACACCTCAAATTCTTGGATCTAACATGCCTTATCTCAGAGTCATGATTTTCAGAAGCCTTATCAACAAGATCGTTATCGAGTAACTGAGCTGCTTCTACAGTTTCCTCCTTCACATTTTCCAAGGAATCTTTCCTCTTTCTCCTAAGCCTAATCTCCTCAACGCTTGTAGGTCTTGTTCGAGCAGCAGATCCTTCATTTACCAGCTTTTCATGTCCATTAGGATTTTCCTGTTGCTTGTCAACTTCGTCCATCCTGCTTGCTCATCAACAAGAAACGGCAGATTATATTATTCCTTTGAATAATGAGTCGAGAGCACAATCATCACcagataaaaaatataaactattagACTCAGAACATAAAACAAGTATAAGGAAATGCACAGCTGAATTCATGATTGGCATTCACAATTCCCTCGCATCTTGCAACATAGATATCATCAAAATGACTAAATACAAAGAGCGAAAATCACAGAAACAGCAACCTACCAATGTGCTAACACAATACTATTTTAGAATTGTCAATCATTTCATAGATCTTCAATCACATTTAACAAGTTCCAAACCACCAAATTAGCAAGTTTACTAAGTGATTGAACATGAAACTATGGTTGCGACTCAAAAAAACCAACACCATTTCCTTAACAGGTTGGCTAGAAACTTCAAGGTGAACGAACAAATTAGAACTATGATTCAATTGAATCTAATCGCATAAAATAGTAATCCACGACCTAAAGAATAAGACGGCGCGAAGTAGAGAAAAATCACCACAACCCAGTTTGACGCCAACTAACTAACCACAGAGGCATTCAATTACTAGCAAGTTCAGCAATCATAAGCTCACACAAACCCTAAAGATTCATCGAAATGAAGAAGCAATCGTGATTCTTTCGCGACTAATTGCAGCTATATACATCCAAAGAGAAGGCATGACAAGCTTGACATGAGAGACGAAATAACAagaacagcaaaaaaaaaaagggggaggAGAAGCGTCGCACCTCCGACAAATGAAATTGCCTCGCCGACGGCGAAAACTAGCGCCTCCGGTAGAGAGATTCGTCAACTTTCTTTCGGGGgcgagagattaaaaaaaaaaacacacacagaagATTTTTTTAGTCCGCTGGATTTTAAAATcaacttttttacttttcaatttttCCCCTTATTTATTGGAGAAATCATCAGATCGcccatttatattttatattgtttgttttaacCTTCAGTCATGAAAATTAATTTCCTCAGAATGACAAAAAGAGTCCATAATCGGTTTATACTTTATAGGCCGCTTACTGATTGATAATGGAAATAAATTCACTATTTGCGACACTAATAGTGGGTACGAcgaattcaagaacaaaaacattattctttatacatagaaagaaaactaaattttgATACCTAAGTACACCATGTCTTTTCCTAACACAGTGAAACCtcaatttacattattatataaaaaatgttacaCAGAGAATCAAAACTTAGCATTTCAACAATATCCAAAGTAGGTCCATTAAACTGCAAAGGACTGGAATACGGAGCCCTCTCATGGCAGTAgagacatcatcatcaacaccaccattgtcatcatcatcaccaccaccaccattatcatcatcatcatactggTTTTTCTTTGATACGATATGGTGTATGTATACCTTCTTCAGTTACAGTTCATCTTGTGTTCTCTCTGCGGCGGGAGTATCGAGTTCGGTCATTGTATCTCGGTCTATCTTGGGCTCTCTGTGGCTGTGGCTCAACCCGCCTCTGCCTCTCTGGTGATCGTTGGACTATCTCTCCATTAACAAACAACTCAGCTGCAAGTCAACAACACAATATACAAATCAGAATTCAAGAGCACTGTGAATGTCCTTCAGCATTTCTTAAGATTTAATTCGAGAAATGTAAAGCTGATGTATCTCTCATGATTGAATCTATGCTTGCACCATATCAAGAGACAAGAGCACAgcacaagaaagagagaatctGGATGTGAGTCCATTAGCATTCAAAACTAGAAATGGATGTGAGTCCACTAGCTTTGCCAAGATGGACTTCTGATCCATGATTATACAAATTATTCTATACTTAAGATGTCCAACAATCTCCATAACGAATTATTACGGTTACATCAATGCTTTATCTCAACCAAGGTAATCATGTTGCTATCCTAAATCCACACAGATAGACCAAGAGAAAAGTCTGATATATAATACTATTAGCATTCAAAGATAATCACTGCCAaaaagatttattaattttaccaAGATGGACTATGAGCTAGTTTTTCCATGTTTAGGGGGAGTGACACACTGACACTTAGTGGCTACATATCTATCATCTCTCGACTGGTCTGCACTTAGACATGTCATTAATTCAGTGCGCACACCAGGACAATATATTCACCAGGTACACCAAAATGGACTAACTGAAGCAAGAAACACTGAAGGATTCAAATTATGTTTCATCTACACCGGCCTGCAGGtagatattatattaactatctGCGAAAGTAGGCtaagataaaaatatttgatgtcAGTCCATTAGCATTCAAAACTAATCATAGTCCAAAGACTCATTAGCTTTGCCAAGATGGACTTATAATCAATAACATTTGTCTATGTTCCAATTTCCAAGAGAAAAGCACTCAAGAGTTACATGCAATATATGTTTTCGTCCAAACCAGCCTGCAGTTAGATATGTGAATTATCTATCTGCTCAAATAGGCTAAAGAGAAAATAGATGATATAAGTCCATTAGCATTCAAAGCTAATCATAGTCCAAAAGACTCATTAGCTTTGCCAAGATGGACTAATCATATCTTTTATATCATGTTTCAAGAGAGACACGCACTGAGACTCAACAATGTCAATCAAAGATATCCATTTTAGAAAATAAGCAAGAAAATTACCTCCATAATCCTTGTTTTCAGGATCCACATAGGAATCAGGAAGCACAAACAGAACACCGGGTAAACCTGTCGTAAGCAAATCAATACTTTAGACCACTCTCTTCAGTATCTGTAAACACTAGCTAACATAAGACACAAGTGTAAGTACGTAAAATACCTTCAAGCTTAGTAGAtgtctcttcatcaatctcACAGCCAAACCCTAAATATCTCTCACACGAAACATTGTAAATCCTCTTCGTCGCCTCTTCCTcactaccaaaacaaaaacacagagTAAATACACAGAGCAAACTATCCTATAACTCCTAAAGCAATCAGAACATTATGCCCTAGATTTTGTTCAATTTCACAAGCAACCAAGACAAAGAACATATGTAATCAGTGAAATTTTACCTTCCAACGACTTTAGCTAAGGTTTGAATGTAACAATCAATCATCTGCTGCTTCGTCGCACCTTCGCCGCCAGGTTTATCCATAACAATAAGCCAGTGCTCGTAATCACATCCCGGAAACAAAGGAGCCATCTCCGTCGGAGGTCGATCGCTAAAGTTAGAGCCAGAGTTAAGCGGCGAGTAAGCAGAGCCTGACCGGTTAGCTCCGCATCGGATTGAGAAGAACCGGGTCGAGCAACCTAACCGAGATCCACCGCAGCGAACAGAGGAAGGAATCCGAGGAGGAGCTAATACTGTTGTTGTATTAGAGAGGAGGAGAGCGCACGTGAGGTGGCTCGTGCCAGACAAAGGCAAGGCCATTGTAGGGCGACTGAGGAAGGTAGCAAGACGAAGCTACTGGAGAGAGGTTTAGAGTAAAGTGgatagggttttggttttcgaCCTGAcggtttttatgtatatattgaGAAAGACAAATATTATATGGGCTTCACACTATTGGGCTCAAGGCCCATAAACAAGACTTTCTATTTATGAACACATCTCTCtaataataaaagaatcaaCAAATAATTTCCTCGTAAACAACAAACacagaaatatttaaaattactaATCAGCTCCAAAACTTGAAAATTACACTTTTAAGCCATTTACACAACGAATCAAGTTCACGTCTCTCACCCACAcaagcgtttttttttttcttttgtcttcatCACTTTCCGATTCACCTCCGTTTAGCCAATTGAAACGATTTTTTCAAGAACTGATTAGCGACACGATCGTTTCTATGACAAAGAACCCTCAAGATCGTGTTAGGATCAGACCTGTTCCATCTTCCAGTAGTTGGAGGCATTGGCAGCTTCTGTCCAGATCCAACCATCCCCATCCCACTTGTCTCGCAAGTCACGATGCTAAAATCTTCCATAAGTTGTTCTGTTGGTTGACTCATTAGCTGAATCACTCCTTCCACTGTCTCTGCCTCTCTGTCCACCACTTCCTCAGGTATCAACCCTTCGCCACAAGTGCAAAACACCCTTTTCAAGTTCTCGAAGTCTTCTTCGATGAGACTGTGATCCGATCTATAGAACACCCGGGAGTATCCACCGGCGAGAAGGACCATCAAGAACGCTTCGAATGATGATTTCATAACCTCCCTCATCGCTAGTGATTGAGCTCGATCCGCGAGAATCGCTGACATCAGTGTTAAGTTCTGTTTCATGATCCGTAACGCCGGTCTGATCCTCGCGTTCGCGACTTCTCCTACGTAAAGACTCTCGTAGAAAACAGAGTTCGAATCGAGGAATATCAAACGGTAAGCCGCGACTTCTGAAACGTGTTGGCAAGCTGATTCGATTCCAGCGTATGTGAAGTCGAAGTAGGAAGATGAGTTGTTGTTTCGATGGCGGTAGCGTTTTCTAGTTGCGGGAAGTACCCTCGGGTTTAAAGAGAGTGTTTTGTTTAAGGAGTGGATATGAGAGCTTAGGAAATGTAACGTGTTGAGACGAATGTATAGACGTTGTGTCCCACGGCTTGTGGACGGGCGTGGATGGTGGCCGTCCGAAATCACAGATGCCGTGTGGTTGAAATCTTCGTTGGGGGTAGTACACGGTGTAGCTCTCTTCCATAGTTTAACGAATCTTGAATCTCGGTTACATCTTGTAAGAGGAGGTAATGTAGGAATGTAACTCTGTCTTGATCCTGAAAAATTCAAGAATTAGTTATAACAAATTCGATTCTTGCAAATAGatggattttgaattttttttgcttgcGTACCGCAAGATGCAACAAATGTGGTGTATTCCTGAAAGAGTTGTTCCAATCCTTCAGCGATATCATGAACTAGATCTTCTGTAATCCCGATAGGTATTTCGAAGAACTCATCGATGGTATCCTTCGCTAGCTTCATCAGCTCTCCCGCGGACTGTGCGTAAGGTTCTGATTTGGATTTCGGGTTCCACGTCTACAAAGAAAGTAAGCAAACATAAGATAAAAGTAATGTTTCTTGGAAtgcaagtaaaaaaatatctaaacttACTTCAGTTTCCTTTGCTCTAAATAAACACTCTTGAACTCTCTTGAGCTTCTCTTCTATCCATTGTCTCAAAAGGCGCAGTATAATTGAATCAACTTCATAGGGAACCATCTCTCGTACAAGTCCTTTTCCACCGTCATCGCATTCTTCTGTATCTTCAGCCACCATCTGCACCAAGACCTTCTCAAGCTTCCCTGCCGTTTGCAAAACCTCAACAGTATCTCTCGAGATAAACGATCTTCCAGCTAAATATTGCATCAAGATTGAGCCATAACACTGGTGAAGTGACACTGAGGCAACACCAGCAGCAACCGAGTGCCATCTCTTGAGTATCGGGCTGAAACATTCGCGTTCCCTTAACGCTAGCTCCTCTGTTTCCTTAGCTAGCTGCAACAATGTTCCAGccgcttcttctccttcatctgtAGCTGCGATCTTAGCTTGCGTGTTTTCTATCACCTGTAAAAAAGTTATTTAGAACGCTCAAAACAGAgatgaaataaaaacataactatagattttgacccaaaaaaaaaaactatagattttgtttttttaccttaGAAAATGCGTTTTTAATGGAAGATCTTATGTAATAATCGACGCGATCTCCTGAATGATCCACTAATTTCACATCACCTTTCTCTTGTCCTTTCCCTTGAGAAATCGTCACATCTTCTCCCAAGATCCTCGACGATGATAATGCCAATGGCAGAAGATTTTCTATCAATCCCACGTTACCTCTTTGGAAATAATCATGGTAGCTCAATAACCTAAAGAACAACAATCacattcaaattcaaatattttgtaattatgtgtTTTTGGCTTAGCAAGAATGTTCAATACCTTTTCTCGGTCCATCCTTGCATAGAGGCCAGTGTCGAGTTTAATAGTTTCACATAGAGGGCTTCGCGATCAGGCTTCTTAGCGTCATTGGCAACTTCAGCCAACATAGCATGAGAAGCGCCGAGCAAGTCTGTTTCCATTTGTGACGTTACAACGTACTGATGAAACAAAACCCATGTGAAACACAGATTATGTATTGGTCGTGTGATCCCTAGTGTTGACCAAGTCTTCTTCATTAGCTCAAGAAGCTCATCGATCTCATCGAGTACTAACGTCTCGTCTCTGACATCAAATATTGACTGCAACAGAGCAACATAAAGATGAATGTTGAGAGGGTAACCGTCAGCCCAGTGACAAACATCAGTTGGATTTCCATTAGTGCCACGCCAAGATAAAGACACGACGACGTTGGTGAGTGTTCTCATTGTGTCTGAGGCTTTGCTTGTGTCAATGGTTTTTGTCTCGCTTTGTCTGACAATTTCTCTTAGACGCATTGCAAAGTTGTTGGTTTTGTCCAGAGGAATtgatggatgaagaagaagaccagCTTCAATGACTTTAAGTTGCCGTCGTTGCCAGAGTTGGTACTCGTGTACATCACCAAACTCTGACGTTTTCAAGTGTCGGAGAAGCTCTAACGGTAAGATTATCGTCTCTGCTCGTCTACCCGTCtacagattattaaaaaacaCACAACTTTTAATGTATTGTGTCATGGCATTTCATCAACGTTTACATTAACTTGTAGAAGAAGTAAGGTTAACTTACTTGGCCAACAAGCGTTCTCAACAGGGTTTTTCGAAGCCGACTGTCACTTTGTTCTGTCACCTTCATTTGCTGCCTCATGATCTCCGCCGAGGTCAAGGGTCTTCTAGGTCTAGAAGGCGGGACCGTCAAGAACCCGGCTCCAGGACTAATATGTCCCGAACTACTGTTCATTCCGCCACCGGGGGATAGAGAAGTTCCAGCTCCTCCAGCGGCACCTATGGTGGACATTCGCCTAGACGGAGAACGTTTAAGCATCTTCAAGCCTAAAGCCCGTTTCACCCGGCTTGTCGGGGTCGTGACCACCTCTTTCCTCCCTGAAgacccaaacccaaacccagAGCCAGCACCAGATGAGCCACCGGATCctattcctcctcctccatctccaTGATTGTCGTTGCTATTGTGGTTAGAGTAAAACGTGAGAGCAGTCCTACCTCCAAACCCCGGTGAGGAACGGCAAGCCGTGAAGAAGATCTCATAAGCCGTCTCACGAATATCATCTCGATCAAGCCCTTCAAGCTTCCCAAATGGCCAAAGAAGGTCGGTATTAGGACAAAGCACCACGGAACCTCCCATGTTAGAGGTGGTTACCGAGAAGGACTCTCGCCGGTGATGATGAGTCATGGCGGAGGAGGGGAGAGGGTGGTAGGGAAAACTTTATGGGATTTTTATGAAATTAGATTACtcaaagagagaggaaagaggaAAGGAAAAGACATTTCTTGTGTTATTATAAGGCAGacgtaaaattaaaaataaaacaaaagaaacaagagaaactgaggaggtggaggaggaaggCGACAAGTTGGAAAAANNNNNNNNNNNNNNNNNNNNNNNNNNNNNNNNNNNNNNNNNNNNNNNNNNNNNNNNNNNNNNNNNNNNNNNNNNNNNNNNNNNNNNNNNNNNNNNNNNNNNNNNNNNNNNNNNNNNNNNNNNNNNNNNNNNNNNNNNNNNNNNNNNNNNNNNNNNNNNNNNNNNNNNNNNNNNNNNNNNNNNNNNNNNNNNNNNNNNNNNNNNNNNNNNNNNNNNNNNNNNNNNNNNNNNNNNNNNNNNNNNNNNNNNNNNNNNNNNNNNNNNNNNNNNNNNNNNNNNNNNNNNNNNNNNNNNNNNNNNNNNNNNNNNNNNNNNNNNNNNNNNNNNNNNNNNNNNNNNNNNNNNNNNNNNNNNNNNNNNNNNNNNNNNNNNNNNNNNNNNNNNNNNNNNNNNNNNNNNNNNNNNNNNNNNNNNNNNNNNNNNNNNNNNNNNNNNNNNNNNNNNNNNNNNNNNNNNNNNNNNNNNNNNNNNNNNNNNNNNNNNNNNNNNNNNNNNNNNNNNNNNNNNNNNNNNNNNNNNNNNNNNNNNNNNNNNNNNNNNNNNNNNNNNNNNNNNNNNNNNNNNNNNNNNNNNNNNNNNNNNNNNNNNNNNNNNNNNNNNNNNNNNNNNNNNNNNNNNNNNNNNNNNNNNNNNNNNNNNNNNNNNNNNNNNNNNNNNNNNNNNNNNNNNNNNNNNNNNNNNNNNNNNNNNNNNNNNNNNNNNNNNNNNNNNNNNNNNNNNNNNNNNNNNNNNNNNNNNNNNNNNNNNNNNNNNNNNNNNNNNNNNNNNNNNNNNNNNNNNNNNNNNNNNNNNNNNNNNNNNNNNNNNNNNNNNNNNNNNNNNNNNNNNNNNNNNNNNNNNNNNNNNNNNNNNNNNNNNNNNNNNNNNNNNNNNNNNNNNNNNNNNNNNNNNNNNNNNNNNNNNNNNNNNNNNNNNNNNNNNNNNNNNNNNNNNNNNNNNNNNNNNNNNNNNNNNNNNNNNNNNNNNNNNNNNNNNNNNNNNNNNNNNNNNNNNNNNNNNNNNNNNNNNNNNNNNNNNNNNNNNNNNNNNNNNNNNNNNNNNNNNNNNNNNNNNNNNNNNNNNNNNNNNNNNNNNNNNNNNNNNNNNNNNNNNNNNNNNNNNNNNNNNNNNNNNNNNNNNNNNNNNNNNNNNNNNNNNNNNNNNNNNNNNNNNNNNNNNNNNNNNNNNNNNNNNNNNNNNNNNNNNNNNNNNNNNNNNNNNNNNNNNNNNNNNNNNNNNNNNNNNNNNNNNNNNNNNNNNNNNNNNNNNNNNNNNNNNNNNNNNNNNNNNNNNNNNNNNNNNNNNNNNNNNNNNNNNTCAACGTTTACATTAACTTGTAGAAGAAGTAAGGTTAACTTACTTGGCCAACAAGCGTTCTCAACAGGGTTTTTCGAAGCCGACTGTCACTTTGTTCTGTCACCTTCATTTGCTGCCTCATGATCTCCGCCGAGGTCAAGGGTCTTCTAGGTCGAGAAGGCGGGACCGTCAAGAACCCGGCTCCAGGACTAATATGTCCCGAACTACTGTTCATTCCGCCACCGGGGGATAGAGAAGTTCCAGCTCCACCAGCGGCACCTATGGTGGACATTCGCCTAGACGGAGAACGTTTAAGCATCTTCAAGCCTAAAGCCCGTTTC from Camelina sativa cultivar DH55 chromosome 7, Cs, whole genome shotgun sequence includes the following:
- the LOC104700102 gene encoding multiple organellar RNA editing factor 2, chloroplastic — protein: MALPLSGTSHLTCALLLSNTTTVLAPPRIPSSVRCGGSRLGCSTRFFSIRCGANRSGSAYSPLNSGSNFSDRPPTEMAPLFPGCDYEHWLIVMDKPGGEGATKQQMIDCYIQTLAKVVGSEEEATKRIYNVSCERYLGFGCEIDEETSTKLEGLPGVLFVLPDSYVDPENKDYGAELFVNGEIVQRSPERQRRVEPQPQRAQDRPRYNDRTRYSRRRENTR
- the LOC104700103 gene encoding uncharacterized protein LOC104700103 isoform X2; translated protein: MTHHHRRESFSVTTSNMGGSVVLCPNTDLLWPFGKLEGLDRDDIRETAYEIFFTACRSSPGFGGRTALTFYSNHNSNDNHGDGGGGIGSGGSSGAGSGFGFGSSGRKEVVTTPTSRVKRALGLKMLKRSPSRRMSTIGAAGGAGTSLSPGGGMNSSSGHISPGAGFLTVPPSRPRRPLTSAEIMRQQMKVTEQSDSRLRKTLLRTLVGQTGRRAETIILPLELLRHLKTSEFGDVHEYQLWQRRQLKVIEAGLLLHPSIPLDKTNNFAMRLREIVRQSETKTIDTSKASDTMRTLTNVVVSLSWRGTNGNPTDVCHWADGYPLNIHLYVALLQSIFDVRDETLVLDEIDELLELMKKTWSTLGITRPIHNLCFTWVLFHQYVVTSQMETDLLGASHAMLAEVANDAKKPDREALYVKLLNSTLASMQGWTEKRLLSYHDYFQRGNVGLIENLLPLALSSSRILGEDVTISQGKGQEKGDVKLVDHSGDRVDYYIRSSIKNAFSKVIENTQAKIAATDEGEEAAGTLLQLAKETEELALRERECFSPILKRWHSVAAGVASVSLHQCYGSILMQYLAGRSFISRDTVEVLQTAGKLEKVLVQMVAEDTEECDDGGKGLVREMVPYEVDSIILRLLRQWIEEKLKRVQECLFRAKETETWNPKSKSEPYAQSAGELMKLAKDTIDEFFEIPIGITEDLVHDIAEGLEQLFQEYTTFVASCGSRQSYIPTLPPLTRCNRDSRFVKLWKRATPCTTPNEDFNHTASVISDGHHPRPSTSRGTQRLYIRLNTLHFLSSHIHSLNKTLSLNPRVLPATRKRYRHRNNNSSSYFDFTYAGIESACQHVSEVAAYRLIFLDSNSVFYESLYVGEVANARIRPALRIMKQNLTLMSAILADRAQSLAMREVMKSSFEAFLMVLLAGGYSRVFYRSDHSLIEEDFENLKRVFCTCGEGLIPEEVVDREAETVEGVIQLMSQPTEQLMEDFSIVTCETSGMGMVGSGQKLPMPPTTGRWNRSDPNTILRVLCHRNDRVANQFLKKSFQLAKRR
- the LOC104700103 gene encoding uncharacterized protein LOC104700103 isoform X1, producing MTHHHRRESFSVTTSNMGGSVVLCPNTDLLWPFGKLEGLDRDDIRETAYEIFFTACRSSPGFGGRTALTFYSNHNSNDNHGDGGGGIGSGGSSGAGSGFGFGSSGRKEVVTTPTSRVKRALGLKMLKRSPSRRMSTIGAAGGAGTSLSPGGGMNSSSGHISPGAGFLTVPPSRPRRPLTSAEIMRQQMKVTEQSDSRLRKTLLRTLVGQTGRRAETIILPLELLRHLKTSEFGDVHEYQLWQRRQLKVIEAGLLLHPSIPLDKTNNFAMRLREIVRQSETKTIDTSKASDTMRTLTNVVVSLSWRGTNGNPTDVCHWADGYPLNIHLYVALLQSIFDVRDETLVLDEIDELLELMKKTWSTLGITRPIHNLCFTWVLFHQYVVTSQMETDLLGASHAMLAEVANDAKKPDREALYVKLLNSTLASMQGWTEKRLLSYHDYFQRGNVGLIENLLPLALSSSRILGEDVTISQGKGQEKGDVKLVDHSGDRVDYYIRSSIKNAFSKVIENTQAKIAATDEGEEAAGTLLQLAKETEELALRERECFSPILKRWHSVAAGVASVSLHQCYGSILMQYLAGRSFISRDTVEVLQTAGKLEKVLVQMVAEDTEECDDGGKGLVREMVPYEVDSIILRLLRQWIEEKLKRVQECLFRAKETETWNPKSKSEPYAQSAGELMKLAKDTIDEFFEIPIGITEDLVHDIAEGLEQLFQEYTTFVASCGSRQSYIPTLPPLTRCNRDSRFVKLWKRATPCTTPNEDFNHTASVISDGHHPRPSTSRGTQRLYIRLNTLHFLSSHIHSLNKTLSLNPRVLPATRKRYRHRNNNSSSYFDFTYAGIESACQHVSEVAAYRLIFLDSNSVFYESLYVGEVANARIRPALRIMKQNLTLMSAILADRAQSLAMREVMKSSFEAFLMVLLAGGYSRVFYRSDHSLIEEDFENLKRVFCTCGEGLIPEEVVDREAETVEGVIQLMSQPTEQLMEDFSIVTCETSGMGMVGSGQKLPMPPTTGRWNRSDPNTILRVLCHRNDRVANQFLKKSFQLAKRR